In the genome of Thunnus maccoyii chromosome 15, fThuMac1.1, whole genome shotgun sequence, one region contains:
- the LOC121913595 gene encoding H-2 class I histocompatibility antigen, Q9 alpha chain-like yields the protein MKILLFVTLLGLHSAAAVTHSLKYFFTGSSQVPNFPEYVVVGMVDDIQIDYYDSNTMKAEPKQDWMSKVTADDPQYWERETGNCLGTQPAFKANIETAKQRFNQTGGVHIVQRMYGCEWDNDTGVVNGFRQDGYDGEDFIVLDLKTETWVAPKPQAVITKHKWDSKKAEIAQFKHYLTQICVDWLKKYLDYGKSSLLRTELPSVSLLQKTPSSPVSCFATGFHPHRAEMFWRKDGEELYENVERGEILPNHDGSFQMSADLNLSSVTPEDWRKYECVFQLSGVKDDIITKLDKREIQTNFGKTGIRSDGSSSEFPVGVVIGVVVVLLLLVAAIVGYVLWKKNNNGFKPANTSGTSSSSSSSSAQVPVPN from the exons ATGAAGATCTTGCTTTTTGTGACCCTCCTGGGTCTACACAGCGCGGCGGCAG TGACTCACTCTCTGAAGTATTTCTTCACTGGGTCCTCTCAAGTCCCAAACTTTCCAGAGTATGTGGTTGTTGGGATGGTTGATGATATTCAGATTGATTACTATGACAGCAACACCATGAAAGCAGAACCCAAACAGGACTGGATGAGCAAAGTCACAGCAGATGATCCACAGTACTGGGAGAGGGAGACTGGGAATTGTTTGGGTACCCAGCCGGCCTTCAAAGCCAACATTGAAACTGCAAAGCAGCGCTTCAACCAAACTGGAG gtgtccaTATTGTCCAGAGGATGTACGGCTGTGAATGGGACAATGACACAGGAGTGGTTAATGGTTTTAGACAGGATGGTTATGATGGAGAAGACTTCATAGTATTGGACCTGAAGACAGAGACATGGGTCGCTCCAAAACCACAGGCTGTCATCACCAAACACAAGTGGGATAGTAAAAAAGCTGAAATCGCACAGTTCAAACATTATCTCACCCAGATTTGCGTTGACTGGCTGAAGAAGTATTTGGACTATGGGAAGAGCTCTCTGCTGAGAACAG AGCttccctcagtgtctctcctccagaagactccctcctctccagtcagctgcttCGCTACAGGTTTCCACCCTCACAGAGCTGAAatgttctggaggaaagatggagaggagctttATGAGAACGTGGAACGTGGAGAGATCCTCCCCAACCACGATGGATCCTTCCAGATGAGTGCTGACCTGAACCTTTCATCAGTCACACCTGAAGACTGGAGGAAGTAcgaatgtgtgtttcagctctctGGTGTGAAGGACGACATCATCACCAAACTGGACAAAAGAGAAATTCAGACGAATTTTGGCAAGACTGGAATCAGAAGTGATGGAA GTTCTTCAGAGTTTCCTGTTGGTGTTGTCATTGGAGTTGTTGTCGTGCTGCTGCTCCTGGTAGCCGCCATCGTTGGATACGTCCTCTGGAAAAAGAACAATAATG gGTTTAAACCTGCTAACA